The Spinacia oleracea cultivar Varoflay chromosome 2, BTI_SOV_V1, whole genome shotgun sequence DNA segment aaaaaacgttATGGTGTATCTGatttaattcaatttcaaaacTACAATAGATGGATCAAAAGACCCCATCGTTGAAGACTGTATCAAACAGCTATGTGTAAGAGGGTATACAAGATGTTTGACGTGCAAATGATCGTAGTTTTGCTAAAAAGGAATTTTATTTGATTCGGTTTGTTTTGTATTTGATAGATTCATATCTcttttgtagatgtcgtatgactaatgaattaattttagttTCAAAATAAAACGTGGATGCACCAGTCTGagcaatgaaaaaaaaaatgttatggTGTTTCGGTATGGTAAAGTGAGAAAATATACCAGTTCGTTTGGCATAACATATGGATCTTGCTTCTTTGAAAGATCCCTCAAAGTACGCTGcataaattttcaaattttagtCAAACAACACAAAATACTACCAGTTAATTCATCATGCAGCAAATCTGAAGTATGTAAAGATACAAGGCATTACCACAAAGAGGAAACAAAAACAATCAATTAAATCAATGGCAACGGAATTCACACATTAGGGTAAAACCGTAAAAGACATATTAACCTTGTTTCCCCACACAAGCCCGCATGCATTACAAAGAGTCCTAGGTCCATTTGGCCCACGCCGCATCATTGGAGTTGACAGTGAACTGATTCCACAGTGAGTACATCTACAACAAATAAATACATAAGCAGCAAACAAAGAGGTATACATTACAACTGGACATGAAGCCCATACAACAGTTTAAAAGAGACAATGTCGTAATCTGGAGAGGCTAGTAAGCTAGTGGTTATATGAAAAGTAAGGAAATGGGGAGGGAACTTACGACGTTTCTAACTGCGTCTCATCAGGACCTGAATCTTGAGCGTTGCATCCAGAAGATTCACCCCCCTTCTTTGAAGATGTAAATTGTCCCTTGCTACGGGGCTGCCTGttaagaaaaaccataaattagATACCATAAGTGAAAATTAGTATATCAAGACTCTTAGCAGCTTACGAGGTTATAAAAATATACAGAAAATAAGTGAACAGACTAGGTCTATCACAGCATGTTAGGCCAACTTTTTCTCCATCTTTTTAAGTGCGAGATCATACATAACATCACCccccttccaaatcaagcattGCTTTATTTTCATCAGGCAAATTGGTATAATCTTCTTGTATCAGTAAGGTCTTGCTCGCATACATCTCCAATCTTGAGAAAAAAATACTTAAATCCAAAGGGACCATAACATACATTCATCTTAAGGCCTTAGCGTATACTACAtccgttcttttttagttgacacacTTTCCTTTACGGAAAGTTCTTTGTGACACAGTTCTTATTTTGGTAAGTTTATGATGTAAACACCTTACTGTAAACTAAAAAGAACAGAAATCCAGTAATATTCTCACCATACCTCTGTGCCACTTCTTGCCGAACGTTATACCTAATTAACTTATCAAAAGTGCGTTCGTTCCTCTTTCGCCGATATCTATTTAAAGATGCCTCTCGCTGTGGTAGACTACTGCGTCCTGGATATACCATCATATCCTGCAACAGTGGATAATAATAAACAtccaagaaatataaaaaatctgTAGATGTGTAGCGCATGATAATCTATCAAGATATGATACATCGAAAAAACAATATAAATGAATACCTGCTGGCTCATATGTGCTACATGTGATGCTTCTGCACCTTGTGAAGCTGGAGTTGGTGCACTCCCTCCCACATTCCCTCCTAGAACCAATAAAACTGCTTCAACCTGCGACAACCAAATAATTCAATGCTATACAAAATAGACAAAGTCTTTCAAGGTTGAAGACCAAAAGGGATGGGATCCTACAAAATGCAAGTATACTTTGACTCAAAAGGCATAATTGTCACCAGCATATGCACAACCAAATCATTATAGTCAATTTACTAAGATAACCAAAGATCCTTATCAGTTGGATGGGAATATGGAACATAACTTATAGGTTATATCAAGCGGAATTTTCAAAACATGAAGACACAAATGTTTTTCCAAACCCACTGTCCTAGGTCAACAATACCATTTATTGAGAAAAAACCAACACATGAGCATTGATCTATAACAGCCAACAGGTACTAATAAGAAGACCTACTTAGACTTGTATAGATCTACTCCCATTCCAAAGCAACAAAAATAAACTTTCTGATTTGTACAATATGTCCAAACAGGTTCAAAACTCATCACAAATATTCTAACAAAATCACATAGGTAATCAACTGATCAAGCCTAACAGCACCACACCACTATCCTAATGTCTTCACAACGTAGAACTTCACACCAAACAACAGCGGAGGATGATATATCGAGCAAAATGAATCAGTctatctcacccaatggatgaATAAAGTAATCAAGCTTACTATCCGATTCATCTTTCTCAAAGAAAGTAGGCTTAGTTGAGCTATATAGTTAACGGAGTGTTCTTGCAAAAACAGCAGTTAAAATAATCAGCTTTCCACACAACCTCTCATACTGAACACCTCATCTATTGAAGACCTAAAAACTAATAATAGTATTGTTTAGATCTAAGCAGCCAAGTTGCTTACACAGAAAGCCAAAAAGATAGCAAAACACCGCCCTTTTTCCTTCTTTCCCCCTTATTTTATTGCTTTCTCTCAAGAACCATCTACCCCTATTAACACTCCCTAAATTCAGTGTCACGCACATATTAACCAAATTCCAAGAAGAAGTTTATAAAAGATCTCAAAGAGTCAATCAAACAGTTGGTAGACTTGGAATGAATTACCCTAAActccaaaaaaaacaaacagaTATTCAACTTCCCAAATCAAAACTTGCAAATTTGCTAATTTCGCCCAATTTCTTTCCCGTTCACTGAAAATTGAATGTCAATAACCCAACATCACAACCTTATAATTCACAACCAATTTGGTAAGAAACTGAGATCGTGATCATAAAAAATACAACAAAACAACCCAGGAAAAAATAACTATGGTCTCACAATTACTTCCAAGCATGAAACAAAATCAGGTAATTAGCTGAAATCTATTTCCAACTTCCAAGCAAAAAATATCGGCAATATGATCAAATTTACCACAAACACTTTCCAATTCAAAATCCACTTAAAATTAAACACCAAGAAATTCacattaaattgaaaaacaaacataGTTATAGTATACCTTATCAGGAGTGACAGAATCAAAGACATAAACCTGACCACGAAACGAAAGCGTAAGCTGATCAGAGCCTTCAACTCTCCCATAATTATCGACAGCATAGATTGAATCTCCCTCGAAAGCAACAGGCCCATCGTCGGAACATCGGTGCTGAccatggtggtggtggtggtggttgtgttGGTAGTGGTCATCGACTGAATCACCCACCCTTTGAACGATGTCGTTTTGCTCGATCAAAGCTTGGGATTCCTGCAGCTGACTCGGGGAAGATGGAGACACGCTCAAATGCTGCTCATGGGGATACATTTTGGGGGAAATTTCcgaattgaatttttttagggtttttgtttttgaataaaTCGATGAAATTGGAGAAAGGGAGGTCCCTAACTATGGAATTGGAGCTCGATTAGGTagtaaccctaaccctaatgtTGAAAAGGGGGGAGAAATTGGGGGAGATTTGATTAAA contains these protein-coding regions:
- the LOC110794208 gene encoding GATA transcription factor 25 isoform X1, translated to MYPHEQHLSVSPSSPSQLQESQALIEQNDIVQRVGDSVDDHYQHNHHHHHHGQHRCSDDGPVAFEGDSIYAVDNYGRVEGSDQLTLSFRGQVYVFDSVTPDKVEAVLLVLGGNVGGSAPTPASQGAEASHVAHMSQQDMMVYPGRSSLPQREASLNRYRRKRNERTFDKLIRYNVRQEVAQRQPRSKGQFTSSKKGGESSGCNAQDSGPDETQLETSCTHCGISSLSTPMMRRGPNGPRTLCNACGLVWGNKRTLRDLSKKQDPYVMPNELTGASTFYFETKINSLVIRHLQKRYESIKYKTNRIK
- the LOC110794208 gene encoding GATA transcription factor 25 isoform X2, producing MYPHEQHLSVSPSSPSQLQESQALIEQNDIVQRVGDSVDDHYQHNHHHHHHGQHRCSDDGPVAFEGDSIYAVDNYGRVEGSDQLTLSFRGQVYVFDSVTPDKVEAVLLVLGGNVGGSAPTPASQGAEASHVAHMSQQDMMVYPGRSSLPQREASLNRYRRKRNERTFDKLIRYNVRQEVAQRQPRSKGQFTSSKKGGESSGCNAQDSGPDETQLETSCTHCGISSLSTPMMRRGPNGPRTLCNACGLVWGNKRTLRDLSKKQDPYVMPNELTGASPFRATDILGEAKYVNFGENDSPALIAQH